ttttgttgtcatttgagcagatggtcgagaaatatcgactcccaaagcaggactttttccgcttcctacaagtaagacattatattctgaagagcaccaccttaattggtaaccctgatatgtctgtcattgaaagaatgctttttttcccacaaaggaaaatgtctaagttgttttatgatactttaaggtccttttctgctgtcaacacacggacggtgaaacaagtgtgggagaaagaattgtctgttactattgacgaagagatgtgggaggacatttggagatatgcaaaaacaatatctatatgtaaccgtactagagcaatccaattaagaataatacacagattgcatatatccccaaatcgcagacatgcttttagccccacttcctcttcccctcagtgtcttaaatgcaaaactgatataggcaccctaacacattgtttatggtcatgtaccaaaatacaaagatactggtctggtgttctgcaagaaattgaaaagatcctaggggttgatctagaattggacccagtttctttactgttaggtctccctagtaggcatgttacttctgtcggtaaaaggaggctttacaacatccttaccttcgcagcgaggaaaaacatccttttacagtggattagtgataaggttccttctattaaagattggcataagatactatttgaatgggtgcctctggaatatctgacatgtacattgcattctaaaacagaccagttctacaaagtatgggaaccttatctaaattacctagaacctgaggtatcagctattatgctgcaaggattctcttagaatggcggggatctatgtatttcagaactacactgtacgttccatgtgtggaacctaacctcttggtttaaactgagcttttttgtttaatttctgtttgtaagtttgtttaaaatgtatgcattgagagacgcaatgatggtgatggggtgagagaagcaccgagcgggaagaggaaaatggtgtacgtatgtatgggtgtgtatatgtgtgtgtgtgtgtgtgtgcgtgcgtgtatgtatgcgtatgtgtgtgtatatgcatgggtatatgtatgtgtgtgtatgtatgtgtatatatatatgcacgtagatatgtgtaagtgggtgctgtttttcttgtttttgttctgtgtgctttgtctctgttgttgtatctcttaatatgggtgaaaattgtgaaattccaataaaaatactgttacaaaaaaaaaaaaaagacctcAGACATTTTCCATACCCAAAAACGCTTATTTCAAAAACGTTtggcacacatttgtttacatccctattagtgagcatttctcctttgccaagataatccatccacctgactggtgtggcatatcaagaagctgattagacagcatggtcattacacaggtgcaccttgtgctggggacaataaaaggccattctaaaatgtgccgttttgtcacacaacacagtgccacagatgtctcaaatttggagggagcgtgcaattggcatgctgactgcaggaatgtctaccagaacTGTTggtagagaatttaatgttaatttatctaccataagtcacctccaacgttgtttcagagaatttggcagtgcgtccaactggcctcacaaccgcagactacgtgtaaccacgtcagcccaggacctccacatttcTGCACAatctgtctcagggaagctcatctgggtgctcgtcgtcctcaccagggactTGAACCGACTGCAGTTCGGTgttgtaaccaacttcagtgggcaaatgctcaccttcgatggccactggcatgctggagaagtatGCTCTTCACAGAGGAATCACGGTTTCAAATGTACTGGGCGGATGGTAAACagtgtgtatggcatcgtgtgggagAGCGGTTTTCTGAtgacaacgttgtgaacagagtgccccatggtggggttatggtatgggcaggcctTGGCACCTATGGACattgaacacaattgcattttatcgatagcaGTGTGAACGCACAGAGAtaacgtgatgagatcctgaggcccattgttgtgccattcatccgacgccatcacctcatgtttcagcatgataatgcccggCCCCATgtggcaaggatctgtacacaattcctggaagctgaaaatgtcccagttcttccatagcctgcataattaccagacatgtcccccattgagcatgtttgggatgctctggatcaacctGTACGACAacttgttccagttcccgccaatatccagcaacttcacacagcaattgaaaaggagtgggacaacattccacaggccaccacaaccaacagcctgatcaactctatgtgaaggagatgtgtcgagctgcatgagacaaatggtggtcacacaatactgactggttttctgatccacactcttaactttttttaaggtatctgtgaccaacagttgcatatctgtattcccagtcattggAAATCcctagattagagcctaattattttttttcaattgattgatttccttatgtgGACTGTAAACTCAAGAAAATCTTGTTGCGTGACATTTTGTTGCGTGTTGTGTTTacgcattcggaaagcattcagaccccttgactttttccaaattttgttacattacagccttattctaaaatggatgaaataattgtttttcttatcagtctacacacaataccccattatgacaaagcaaaaacaggttttaagacatttttgcaaatgtattacaaatataccactgaaatactgaatactttccgaaggcactgtatgtttttgttcagtgtatatttgtctGTGTTCTGATGTAGACAACAAACTATAAAGTTTGACATATGTGTTGTTGtacagtgttgttgtacagttCATTAAAGTGTAGTAGGCCTACATGTTATGTAAATgttcatgtaaaaaaacaaagCTATAGTGTTCATCATCAATTCATTCAGTTGTCTATGAAATTGGGGACAAATGAACGGCTGAGGAAAGAAACTGCCCTCTGAAGGGGCCGAGTGGGCAATTGTCATTGAGAGCCACACTGTGCCACATGATGACCGGCTACATAATTGgttatggagggatgagagaggtgattGCGGAATTTCCTCTGTTATTTGCTTTATTCACATGCAATTTGTAAGAGAACTAATGCTACTAATTTTAATAATCACAAAGACAGTAAGACTATCATGACAAGGTAATAACAAGTGTTCAGCACATTTTATTTACAGATACAGCAACAGGGAAACAGGTGATGTGCTAGCAGAAACACCCTGggtaatttattttatttcacctttattttatcagggaatCACAATGCCGCTGCCTATGCATGCCTCTCCCTGCACCTCTTCCCTCTGAGGCCCTCACTGTGACACTTCCAGCTTAGAACCAGGCAGCAGCAATAACAAGCTAATTAAACCATTATACATTGGCATGGTTCCATCTCATGCTTTGGCATTTACGTCTGATGCATGGTATATGGCAATACCTGTATAACTGATTTTAAAACAAAATGTAATTCTGATCATTCTTCTTTAAAGCATTAACATAATACATGATCTACAAACTGTTGTACCAGGCTGAGGTACAGTGAGAGGAAGCAGGATGTCCAATAACATGGCTAAGATTACAGATACCCGCAAGACAGTGGAACAGCTGAAACTGGAAGTTAACATTGAAAGAATGATGGTGAGCAAGGAATGGTTTAGGCACAAGATccctttctgttttatttttgatCTCTTTAGGTACCAAAAAAGCTGTCCATTGTCAATTTACATTGTAAATAGAGCACAGTGGCTCCCACTCTCCAATCTGATAGCTTTGTCCTTGTTAATCATGTGTTCTATGTGCAGGTGTCCAAAGCAGCAGCTGATCTGATGGCCTTCTGTGAGGCTCATGCCAAGGAGGACCCTCTGGTGATACCAGTGTCATCCTCTGAGAACCCTTTTCGGGAGAAGAAATTCTTCTGTGCCATACTCTAATCCCCACAAATTCACGTTATTAAATACAATAACTCTACGTTTTGTGTCATTATTAGCAATAAGTAATTGACAGTTCTCAGCACAAATAATGCTAACACAGTTGAAGAACCCTTGAACATTTTGGTTTTGGTAGGCCTAATCAGTGTGatgatttttttgtattttaaaaaGCTGTATATGTAAGCGCTTTAATTATTTATCTGGATTGATCTGATTGACTGAAATAGAACGTTCTTTACGATGGGAGCAAAGTTCAttcgaggcctacaaacctagcTTACATACTAGCCTCTCCCTTTCAGCACACTGCCCTGACAATTAGAGATTAGACATTAACTTAAATTGCACCTAAATCTGTCTAAAAACCTCAGCAATACTTGACTGTAAAATGTCTAACATCTAAGAGTGCTGTGAACCTTTTCAGGGTTTCAACACCATTCGTGCCAATAATAGCCCACTTTTGGTTATTTTGAAATCGACAACTTTAACACAAAATAGCTATATTATATTGAGGATCAAACTGTTTGCATATAAAACTAGTGTTGTGTTATTGAAGTAGGCCTACACTGCAGGTGCCTCACATCATTCCATTGATGCATTACAGGCGATCAAAGAAAAATAtatgaattaaacaaacagataGTCAACATAAGCATATCATGTGTTGTCCATTTGTAAATAGTACCCTGGGTGCTGTGCTCCTTGGTCGCAGTCAAGTCATGCAAAGCAAGCAAGGGCGGTGTCACGTGATGCTTACACTACAGGTAGatgagcaggtgtgtgtgtggacacaggTACTAGGGCCACTGTTAGTTCAATATTCATCTCAACTAACAGGATTCACTGATTTGAGAGGGAGAAGTTGGCCAACTGTGCCGTGACAACGAACAAGGTATGAACATTTCaaattgtctctgtgtgtttgtggttgttgTGTAACTTATAAATAGCAGAGTAAAACCATTGTTCTCTCATGATTGATGAGTAAAGGGTCCAAAGTATATGGCGTTGTCCCGACAATGGTCCAAATGTCAACAGGTCTGAAGGCTACATTTATAGGACTGGACAGAAGGGGAGAAATTGCTCCATTTAAACTTCAAATCAATGTTTCCTAGTTTTTCACTCTAATGAGAAAATACAAATTGACAGAAAACAAGACTATATTCTACGCAATGTCGAATGCGAGGTCGACCAGTCGAGAAAACCTTGTCTGACAAAAAGTAATCCAAGTAGAAATACCGACCACTCCTCTTCCATGTTAAATATGCACTCTCAAACGTTTGATTATATCAGCCAGTAGTTTTGCACTAAATGTTACaaatttgttgtgcttaagatcctGGAGTGCATATtaaagtcaacacacacacacaccatattcaTATGTCCTCTGTCAAAACAACGGTAAGCTTTAACCAACCTAAGGTATACTATATTACAGCTAAAGTAACAACCAACAAATAAAAAGGATGGCACTTTAGCCTCGTGTAAAGTCTAATAAACAAATAACAAAGCGATATTCACTGCAAGCATGGACAATGATATCACATCACTCACACGGACAGTTTTCAAACTCTTGCTTTTCAAGTAAAGACAACATAGCAAAATGTAGCCTGCCTCTCAGCACATAGTCAACACACCATTTTTAGTAAGGTACATTCACAATGATACCAGGTGCCTTTTTACGGACTCGCTGTCAATATCTCACAAACAAAAGATTTTATGACATATTTTTAACGTCAATTATCTGACATGGCTGGAAACGACAAACTGGTGTGCAAACTACAGAATTGTCTTGCCTTGTTATCCTTTACTATCCACCTCAGGTTTCTTTCTACCCTTCTCTCCTTTGGGGCTGCACAAATTAATAGGCCTTTTCCATTTGCAAGACAAATGGTTTGAACTTGTATCTATCTTGTGGAGGGTCAGATTACCGAAAGGACATGCAGAGCAAGTGCTCCGGGGCCCATGACCTCCTGGGGGCCCACAACCCCCTCTAAAAAAAAGTTCATGTGCCCTGCATGCCCATTTGATAATCCGGCCCTCCAGGAGATAGATCCCATTTCTCAAACTATTCGTCTTGGACACGTCATAagcaatggcaaaatgtgtaggatTGCAGGAAATTTGCCCCAGGGCCCCAAATGCGGAAATCCAGCCTTGTCCTGGATGCATGGAAGGAATTACCTGTACACAATGCCTGTTCTAAATTGACCTCACAAGATGAACAAATGCTACAATCTGGATTACTGATGACTGAATAGGCCTATTTTAAAATAATTTCCATTTGCATTTGTAGGGGGTGGGGGCGGGTTCCAAAGACCCTATCCATTTTTGGTTAAGGGGACCTTTAAGATTCATATGTTTTGCTGCAGGCCTTATAATCAGATACTGTTGCTATGTGTCTAAAACTCTGCCACTATACGTTGCACAAGCCATCTATATTAGTCTTTGTGGTTAAGCCCTGGCTGTTGTGAGAGTGTGCTTGCAGGCTTGGTCTGAGTCAGACCGGAACTAGATAAAGAGAAGTAACCACTGTCTGGTTTGACATTTTGATCTTGTGTGACTTAAAGAAAATATTGTCTGATTGCTGATTTCACCATtaagccaatgattgacaaggaacctACCCCGACACTTTGTTTAGTTCACACACACctttttgcacatttttattAAAGTTTCATGTAAACAGTAAAGTTACTCAAGCAATTATTTGCCATGGTAATTAATTTTAGCACAAAACAACTTATAACTTatcatttatttcacatttaatGCATAATTCACATTTCTCATTTGTCAGGGTTGACTGGAGGATGGCCAACTTCAAGGGACATGCCCTTCCTGGCAGCTGCTTTCTGCTGTTAGGCCTGTGTTGGTCAGTGATGTACCCTCTCCGACACTGCTGGAGGAGGCGTCAGCCTAAGGGAAGACAAAAACTGCCCCTGTTCTTTAACAGAATAGACTTAATCGAGGGGGCACTCATGATTTTCTTTGCCTTTGTGGGTGAGTGTCTTCCCTGGTGCACTTATTTGGACTGCTCTCTCTTTAAGATCTTACACTATGGAATCTCTCAACCTCTGAATGATCTGCCAGAGGCTTGCTGTTTGACCCTGATGTTGTCCTGTCACTCTGTAGGCATCATGGCAGAGCAGTTTGTGCCTGATGGGCCCCATGCCCACCTGTACAACAGAGAGACCCAGTCCTGGGTGAAGCTGATGAACTGGCAGCACAGCACTATGTACCTCTTCTTCAGTATTGCTGGAGTTGTTAAAGTCCTCACTATGTCACCGCTTCCAGTCCCACTTGGTCTTGACCGCCTTGCTCTCTCCCTGGCTTTTTTTATTGAAGGTACAGTGTCAAAAGGTTGAATGTCATTTGTTACATATCCCTTACCAGACTAGAGGCAGATTTGAATTAGCAGGTATTCCTACCATCAGTATAATTGTCCGTTTTTATTTGCTCTTTGACCACTAGACAGATTAGATGTTATCTGCATATTGTATCAATATTCCAGGATGTTCCATTCCCCTCCAGGGCTCCTGTTTTACTTCCATGTGCACATGCGCCCTCCTCTGGATACCCACATCCACTCCATGCTGTTTGTGCCGGTGTTTGGTGGGGCGGCCATCACCCTGTTGGAGGTGTTCATGCGAGATAACATCGTACTGGAACTGCTCAGGACCAGCATGACCATCCTGCAAGGCTCCTGGTTCTTTCAGGTAGAACAGTAACCACCACCAAATGAACCACTGTCATTTTCAAACGAGTCAATCGCATCACGCTCACACAGAGGAACTGAGCAAAGTGGGTACTCTTTCAGATTGGATTCGTGCTGTACCCATTAAACGGAGTACAGTGGGATCTGCAGGCACACGATAACACCATGTTCATCACCATGTGCTTCTGCTGGCATCTGGCTGTGGCCCTGCTGATCGTTGGCATCAACTACTGGATGTGCTGGTGGTGAGCATCTTCCTTTTTTATCAATATATCTTTGTCATATCGCCTCTTTAATAGGTCAGTTTAACTTCATCAAATAAAGTCATTCCATTGACATAGCTTGGGTAAATTCACTGCCTGCATGAGCCAACTCTAATCCATGGCTTCTTCTTCTCTGGTCCTAACAGCTGTGTACAAAGATGTTCAGGAAGAGGAAGTGACATAGAGATCATGATGAGAAAGACATCTAGCTCCAAAAAGGCTCTGCTACAGGAGTCAGACGAAGAGTAGACAGACGCATCATGAAGTGTGTCCAGTAGTAGATCACTGTTACGGGATTCTCCACAATTGTTTGTCTGAAATTTGATTAACTGGTTTTAACTCGTTTCAAAtcaaaattgtattagtcacatgcgccaaatacaacagtagaccttacagtgaaatgcttacttacgaatcCCAAGAATGCAGCTTAAAggggaaaaaaaaagaaaatacaaataaGATGTAAAAAAAGAGAAGCAATAAAACAATAGCTAGACTTTATACAGGGgcgtaccagtacagagtcgggggggggggcaccggttagtcgaggtttGTAACCCTGCTACTGTGTATTTTGAGTGTCATTTTATCAATGAAATAACGACATGCCTTGTCGAGTTAAGATTCAAGCCAAATTCATTTGAAATAAATTGTTTTACTGAGCCCGGACAAATGTCATGTAATTCAAAGTATAAAAGCTAATAACTGATTTTCAAAACTGAGCAGGTTGCTATGAGACCAAGGAAAATAGGTGAGATGTAAAAGTATTCCTTGGAGGTGAGAGAATTTCAACATTTCTTGTGACACATTAACACC
Above is a window of Oncorhynchus tshawytscha isolate Ot180627B linkage group LG30, Otsh_v2.0, whole genome shotgun sequence DNA encoding:
- the LOC112228874 gene encoding transmembrane protein 45B-like, coding for MANFKGHALPGSCFLLLGLCWSVMYPLRHCWRRRQPKGRQKLPLFFNRIDLIEGALMIFFAFVGIMAEQFVPDGPHAHLYNRETQSWVKLMNWQHSTMYLFFSIAGVVKVLTMSPLPVPLGLDRLALSLAFFIEGLLFYFHVHMRPPLDTHIHSMLFVPVFGGAAITLLEVFMRDNIVLELLRTSMTILQGSWFFQIGFVLYPLNGVQWDLQAHDNTMFITMCFCWHLAVALLIVGINYWMCWCCVQRCSGRGSDIEIMMRKTSSSKKALLQESDEE
- the LOC112228141 gene encoding guanine nucleotide-binding protein G(I)/G(S)/G(O) subunit gamma-8, whose protein sequence is MSNNMAKITDTRKTVEQLKLEVNIERMMVSKAAADLMAFCEAHAKEDPLVIPVSSSENPFREKKFFCAIL